AAATTGGGTGAAAGCACTTCTCTTCCCGACTGTTGACTCAACCCAATATGGTAAACAAGAATCTCGTCAAAGACAGGTCTTATAAAACATAATAAATTTATAGCAGTGCAAGGATATAAAAGAATCATAATCAATAGATGCATGATATACCCTTGCAATCAAACATAAATTATGATCCTGTTATAAAATCACTTTCATCACTGAGAAATAGGAAGGCCATCACATAATAATGAGACTTAGTCTTGTTGAAAGAATCATAGTTATTATTACTATCCTCATATTCCTGTGAATTGCTGATAGCCTGATagcataatttatatttatagttTATATATTTCTAAAAACCTTTATACTTTTTGGGTATTGGTATACTAAATGGCCAAGGAACTAATCTTTCAACAACAAAAGCTACCATATTCTCAGATGACTTCTCACACAACTTTCCAATGTGGCAACTTATTGTTGTCATCTATATCATAGAAAGCTAAGTATATAATTTGTTATAAGGTTTAATAGCATAAATTGTAATATAAGGTCGCTAATATCTAGTTCAGTGACAAAATTGGTTAGCTAGGAGAGTACTTTCAAATCTATATTTCTAGCAAGAAACTCAATGATTACATTCATCACTGTTGCAACTATAGCAGCCAACATATTCTAGCAGATAACATCTCAATCTGAAACAATATCTATTCCAACTTTTAGAAGATGTAAAGAGCCAAAAAGATGGTTTACTCGGTACTATACTCACTGAAGCAAGAAATAAAACCAACAGGACTTGAATGTAATAATTAATAATGTGTCTTTTGTTTGTCCTCGTAGACATCCTTCTCTGTAATACATTTCATTATTTAATAAACATTATAACCTTCAGCAAAGTTCCCACCATAATTTTAAGCATACTTTATCAGATGTAATACAAAATTGTTTTTTTCCtctgataattattttttttatcatgacTAACTGTTCACTTGTTATAAGGATTTTAAGAAGATCAACTAATTTCCATCGAAACTCATAAAAAAGCAATGTTGATGGTTCGGTTGATTTCTAGCCTTTTCGATGACATTCAGATATGACTTAGGACCAGGAACTGGAGATCTTATCAATGTCTTGACAACAAGACAGTCatgttttttagattttaaatcaataatttcaaaaaatataagcAAAACATACATGCCCCACTAAATTAGCTATTGCATACAATCCAAATTAAGatagatcaaatccatctaaagCACATCACTGAGAAAGTCTGCTTGATATCATTACTGAACAAGAGAAGCATAGGATTCAAGACTTCCAGTTTCCAAGAATAACACATCCATTAACTTCTTTCCATTTATACTTAAGGTTAAATACTTACAATGCACTCAGATTATTCACTACATCATGCAGACGATTGCCATCATGCAAACATATGCCATTCAATTCCCAAATAAAGATTGTAATCGATGACAAAAAGCACCAAGAGAAGAATTATCTGAGAACCTTATGACAGCTCCATACAGATGGGAAAGGAAAGCAAGCATATCACATACATCTAAAAGTAGTAACAACAGCAAGTTGTAGTGAGTACACATGTAGAAGTAGTAACAACAGCAAGTTTGTAGTGAGTACAAGTTATCTTTCATCTTCTGATAAACATAAACAGCATACAAAAGGATGCTCATTTTTCACTACTTAGAATTAACTGACCACCACAAGTGCCAACTCTAGAGTCACCTGTATATCCTCCAGTGGAATTACTTCAGAAGAACGCTCTACTTCCATAGAAAACTCTAGGGCCAGTCCCTTTGGCTGCTGGCAAATTTTTCTCAGAACCAGCATTAGCATTTTCAGTGGTGGGGCTGCTACTCTCGATATCCATCGGAAGTTTCATTTTGGCCAATGACTCCGTGAACTGCTGCATGCTTTTCATATATAAATCAACAATGTCCTTTTGATCAACAGTCTGCTCTGGCTCCATGTTTATGCTGATAATAGGCTTCACAAATGCACTGTCCGACTGCCCACCAGAAGTTGAATCAGCCTCACCTTCTGTAACCTCTGCACTCTTCTCTTTCTGGCTCAGAGATGATGTGGCTGCTGATGGATCAGAGACAGACTGAGAGGAGGTAGGAAGCACCACAAGAGACTCAGTTGTTGAGACACTGCTTACAGGAGTGTCATTTTTCAAAGCTCCAGCAGAATCAAGACTATTGTCAGTTGAGAAACTCTCAACAACACGGACCCCTGCATCACCATCTGGGCAGTTGCCATTCGCCGAAGTAATCAAGCTCTCTGAGCTCTGAGCATCCAAATTGGTGCACGGGATCCCAAAATACTCAGAAACCATCAGCTGATTTTCATTCACAATCTTCAAGTCAGGGAACTCGATTTTCTCATACTCGCAAGGGATTGCATCATCCTTCTCCGAATCTGGCAAGGAAACATCCGGAATCACAGAGGCCGTGGGAGCTGGAATGGCCATAACCTCCGGCGAAGAACCAATGTAGGAGAGAGATAATTGAACAAAACCGGCCGGTGAGTGGAAAAGATCGGTAGAAGAGAGGGAGAATTCCTTCTCCAACTTCCCATTGGCGACGACAACCTCTGAGAGGGGCACCAGAGCAATACCCAACAGCTGGTCCTCAAGATAATTCTTCACCCTACTCAGCATCCAGACCTCACATTTGAGAGTGGATTCGATGGTTCGGACATTGAGCTGCAGATTCTCATTGAAGACCGGGTTCCTCCCTCCACCATTGATTGTCTTGGTCGAGACAGTTGTTTCAGGGTGGCTGGTGAGGCAGATCTTGGCATAAACATCTTGCTTCTGGTAGATGCAGATGTTGTGGATGTCACGCGCCTGGTGAATGAAGACCTCAAGACGGCCAATGAATCCTTCAGGGTTCGCCGCAGGCGGTGCAGGCTGCTGAGGGTTGACTTCGCCGGCGAAGCTGGTAGACTTCTGGTTGACAGGTTCAGGTCTAGGCTTCTCGAGCACGGCCTTGGCAGCAGTTGATTTGGAGGATGGTGAGAAGGGTTGAGAGGACTCCATGAATTGAATCAAGGAACTGTTATTCCTGCAGAATTGAATCAAACGAAGCTTAATTTTAGACTATAGATGGATATTAAAGATCTGGGTGCTGAGAGCATATATAAAAGAAACTGCAAGAGCTAATACCAGCAGAGTTGCTCAACCTTATCTAAGATTGGAGAAGTAAAATCAGCAGCACATTTGAATCATAGAAGCAGTAAAATTTGCAAAATCTCTTAGCTCCAAAATTGGAATTTGTCTAGAAACACTGATGTTGCTGATTTAACCCACCTAATTTGCGACTGAGTTATTTCGAAACCCTAGCTTAGATAAAGGGCCAGAAATCCAGTTTTTTTAGCAGCCCAACTCGAGAAGCTCTCCGCTTGGGATTTTTTTTGGTATAAAATCCCCAACATCCAGCACTCCTAGGTTTCAAATTCCTCAAAAACACCAAATTTCCGTGgccaaaatcaaattttgatgccTCGCAGGAGGTCCCGGAACCCAAAGTCCAAAAAACCCTAACTTCCCAGACACGAGCTCAAATTCCAAAACCCCAAACTAAAATCCTTCCCGTCACCACCCCTACCCCCCTCCGTCAAAACCAAAACCTAAAAACCCGAAAGaagggagggaaaaaaaaaaaaaaacaaaaacaaagatctCGGGCCAAATCAACCAGAACACAGACACCCttaaaaaagagattttttttttttttcaatttatctcGACGAAGCAAATCGAAAAGCAACACCACGCGGCAACAAACCCCGATAAAAGCCTCACCTTTTGCCGAGAAGAGACCACCACCACCACAATCCGAGGAGCGAAACACGGGAAAAGAACAGAGAAAGGACTAGCAAAGCCCCATCCTCCGAGAAGGCCAAaagatataacaaaaaaaaagggttggGGAGCGACAAAGGAAGATCTGAAAGGCTGAACCAGCCCCTTCTCTTTTCCTCAAAAGTCAAGAGATTTCAGAATAAATCTTGAAAATTTGAGCCTTTCTATCTTTTTAAAGGCCATCTCGTGACTCGAGGCCATCAAAGATCTCGAAAGAGGAAGAAAGTAGTAAACAATTTGGAGGATTAATCCGGATTGAGGGCTGCCCGTGCTTTTGGAGTGGGACCTAAAACCCTTTCACACTGTGTAATGCGAGTTTTTGGTGTATCTTGTTTATCTTTTTATTCCCCCACTTGCACTTCTAGATGGATTTCAAGCAGACCCTTCTCTGTATTTTAGCTCAATAAACCAAAATACTTGGTGTAAATAACCCAAAGATAACTTCGAGTATTTGGGTAAAGTATCACCTATCATCCACTATTTATACGATAAAATGCTGTACAGCAGTCGATAACCATTAAGGTGGATGGCTATAAAAATATAACAGCTTTATCTATTATACATGACGTAACTTATTTGATCACCACCCATCTTTTTGGTAATGGTTATCGAGCACCGTATAGTATTTTACGGTGCAAAATGCCCACCATAGAGACTCTTGGATTGTTTATTTTACCTTTCAATATGTCCAAAGAAGAGTCCAAGATAGCTAGCTCCCCATGGAGATGTCTCATGGAAAAGCCAGAAGGACACGGCGGCTTTTGGAAGAATTTGGTGTCATCAATGGTAGACCTTGCTCTTGGTCGTGGTCATGGATAAGCAAAAGCTGTCATCGCCCATGGATGGGGGTTGGCTGTCAATTTAGCTTGACTTGTTTGCATTGTAGTTACATTCGAGAGGCAAAGAAGATAATATCATGAGTTTGGGGCATGGCTTCCTTCATTCTTTAACTTACGTGCATTCGAATGTACAACCGGCTGGGCCCAAGTATCATTTGCATGTATATATTCAATTCATTATTTGATTGATTAAATCCAAGTTTTCTTAAGATTTCAAGGATATGTAATTAATAAGAGTAATGTTATGGGCATCAGTTTCATGCACACAAAAAGCTCAGCAAGTCATGTCATAAAGGGACACCTGAAGACTTCCACCACAATTTTTACATAAGGCTTGTTGAGGAGGCGCCAGGCAGGCATAACATTAATGAAACAGACATCTCATAACATTTTTTATTGGCAATGTTGATGGTACTCGTGTTTTCTAAGGTAAATAGGAAGTAGAGTATTTGTTCCATTTTGTGGAATTTTGGAAGCACCATATGCGTCTCTCATAAGGTTTGCGACTTTCCTCTTGCTCTTGTTGGCTGTGAACAGAAAATTTGATGACCATtacttgtgctttttttttttttttttggtgagacgGCGATGTTACACCACATTTCTATAATATAGCCCGACTCATCAGAGTACAATAAATCCTACAGTGGTCCCGGGACCAATGTGGTAGAGTCCCAAAGAATTGATGCTGTATAGTTAGCTACATGCAGCAACCCAATCTGTGGCACCATTAGCCTCCCAAGTTGCACAGCTCATCACAACGAGCTATGCTTCATCACATAGGTTAGATGAAGCTTAGGTAACTAAGGTGCATAGTTACGTTTATAATGTCACACATGTGAAACAGTAGCTAATGACATATATCATCAGAAATGTAATTATATAGGTTTTCACCAACAaacataatagaaaaaaaaaaagcttgattAATTGAACGGAATTGGTATTTAGGATGGCTTGTAGGGACCATCAGCTTGAAAGATATCTTATTAAAGAAACCCTACCCATTGACCTTGATGTTGATAGAGTAGATGTAACAAGTGAAAGCCtagagaggagttaaaaagggGTGGTTGAGTGGTTGCCAGACATTAGTTAAGATATCCCTTGGGCCTTTAAGTTTGGCTGATGGTCCAAGCCACCATGAGTGAGACATCGTTTACCCTCGAcatcaaaaattaattacaattGAATGATGTAATGAACAGCAAAACTCTGTGCTATCAACCTCATTTCCCTTTGGCAAATTGCTAGCAACCAAGAAATATGGAGAAATTTCTGGTCCGCATTAAAATTATTCAAGGATGCCATATCCAACATAGGACTAAATCCAAATGAGTCCTTCTTGGCAATAAAAGCCTAAGTATCTGGTTTGCATTGTGAATCCTGAACTGTTCTTAACCCAAGTCAATAAAGGGATGTGAACTCGTTAATCtaaaccaaggacaacaatagcTCCTATCCAAAATAGCTAAGATGGTCAATTGTGCTCTGAAAAATTCAGACCAAAATTGATCTCACGTCATGAAATTAAGAAGAATGCTATTTGTAATGCACAAGAAGAGCGAAAACTTGGTTGGTGGTGAAGGACTGAGGATGACATTTAGGTCTGAAAGGCATAAACTAACTATTAGTCACACCAAAAAAGCTGGATTACGACTTTTTCAGGTATATATCATAGGCTACATGCACCAGCCCTCTTAAATTAAATACCCGACCTGAAACTATAGTTTGGATCATGCAGCCAAACCTAATATATACCCACATATGTTAACGTGTAACTTTCATCACTTAAAAAGAGTTGGAACATCAGCAGGTTGATGATATCCATGATGATTTTGACTAGCCTTGTAGAAATATATGCATGGTTTGATTTAGTGGACATCTTAAGTAACTCAGACATAGTGGATCTAGGCATCATCCACTCCATTGATTGAGGAGCATGTAATTCCTAAATTCAAAGTTGCCAtttaattaaaaatcaaagagaatCTAGACTCAAGACTTAACGAAGTCAAACTAGCAGGGAGACTTCATGAGGATTGACCAGTGTGCTCCAAGGGCTTAGGTAAGCACATACATCATTGAGAGAAACAGACGGCGAACATCACAGTCATCTAGACAGATGAATGACCTTTCCCTTTTTTTCAAGTAAACCTGAAAGAGAGGCTTGGGGTTGACTTAAGAGCAGCGGGTTTAGAAATTTGTCTATTATTAAATATGCATATCTATTAGTATAATAGATGCTATCTGTTTTGTCtagttttttatcaaaataattttaaaaaaaaaatttatttataaaaataatataaattttaatttatttatcaaattaatataaatcttataaaacgtcatttaaaataatattttatagtgtCCACGTCACCACCCCTTTTCCACCTCTTTTTCACgacgaaaaaaataaataaataaactcaTCATTTCAAATGGCGATTTTAAAAATACCAAtttaaatggcgttttcaaaaacgtcattcaaatagtgagtttaattatttatttctcaaaaaaaatagaaaaaaataaaaattataattttaaatttttaaaaaataaaaattttaattttaattcaaataaaaatcattatttcaaatt
This genomic window from Elaeis guineensis isolate ETL-2024a chromosome 13, EG11, whole genome shotgun sequence contains:
- the LOC105056200 gene encoding uncharacterized protein; translated protein: MESSQPFSPSSKSTAAKAVLEKPRPEPVNQKSTSFAGEVNPQQPAPPAANPEGFIGRLEVFIHQARDIHNICIYQKQDVYAKICLTSHPETTVSTKTINGGGRNPVFNENLQLNVRTIESTLKCEVWMLSRVKNYLEDQLLGIALVPLSEVVVANGKLEKEFSLSSTDLFHSPAGFVQLSLSYIGSSPEVMAIPAPTASVIPDVSLPDSEKDDAIPCEYEKIEFPDLKIVNENQLMVSEYFGIPCTNLDAQSSESLITSANGNCPDGDAGVRVVESFSTDNSLDSAGALKNDTPVSSVSTTESLVVLPTSSQSVSDPSAATSSLSQKEKSAEVTEGEADSTSGGQSDSAFVKPIISINMEPEQTVDQKDIVDLYMKSMQQFTESLAKMKLPMDIESSSPTTENANAGSEKNLPAAKGTGPRVFYGSRAFF